The Gemmata palustris genome includes a region encoding these proteins:
- the ychF gene encoding redox-regulated ATPase YchF has protein sequence MGFECGIVGLPNVGKSTLFNALLSTMQAEAANYPFCTIEPNVGRVAVPDERLPLLAKIAGSAKQIPTQLEFVDIAGLVRGASKGEGKGNEFLSHIRTVDAILYVLRCFEDTDIVHVEGSIDPLRDAEVIETELMLADLDSLEKRLPTAQKKAKGGDKNAAEQIAMMERAVKVLQDGKPATAVNPKDRAERKQLEALQLLTSKPVMFVCNVEEQFAATGNSLSAKVEAMAAARNAPCVVVSAKIEAEISILPSEEEKKEFLGSLGLAETGLAKVVKAGYRLLDLITYFTVGPKEARAWTISSGTLAPQAAGVIHTDFEAGFIRAETVSYADYTQYDGEGGAKKAGRFRLEGKEYPVQDGDVLHFRFGP, from the coding sequence ATGGGTTTCGAGTGCGGGATCGTCGGGCTGCCGAACGTCGGGAAGTCGACCCTTTTCAACGCGCTACTCTCGACCATGCAGGCCGAGGCCGCGAACTACCCGTTCTGCACCATCGAGCCGAACGTCGGCCGGGTCGCGGTGCCCGACGAGCGGCTCCCGCTGCTCGCGAAGATCGCGGGGTCGGCGAAGCAGATCCCCACACAGTTGGAGTTCGTGGACATCGCGGGGCTCGTCCGCGGCGCGAGCAAGGGCGAGGGGAAGGGCAACGAGTTCCTGTCGCACATCCGCACCGTGGACGCGATCCTCTACGTACTGCGGTGCTTCGAGGACACGGACATCGTTCACGTCGAAGGGTCCATTGACCCACTCCGCGACGCCGAGGTGATCGAAACCGAACTGATGCTCGCGGACCTCGACAGCTTGGAGAAGCGCCTCCCCACGGCACAGAAAAAGGCGAAGGGCGGCGACAAGAACGCGGCCGAGCAGATCGCGATGATGGAACGCGCCGTCAAGGTGCTGCAGGACGGCAAGCCCGCCACTGCGGTGAACCCGAAGGACCGCGCGGAACGCAAACAGCTTGAGGCGCTGCAACTACTCACCTCGAAGCCGGTCATGTTCGTGTGCAACGTCGAGGAGCAATTTGCCGCGACCGGGAACTCGCTCTCCGCGAAGGTCGAGGCGATGGCCGCGGCCCGTAACGCGCCCTGCGTCGTGGTGTCCGCGAAGATCGAGGCCGAAATTTCGATCCTGCCGAGCGAAGAAGAAAAGAAAGAGTTCCTGGGGTCGTTGGGGCTGGCCGAAACCGGCTTGGCGAAAGTGGTGAAGGCCGGGTACCGGTTACTCGACCTCATCACGTACTTTACAGTGGGGCCGAAGGAAGCCCGGGCGTGGACGATCTCGTCGGGAACGCTGGCGCCACAAGCCGCCGGGGTGATTCACACCGACTTCGAGGCGGGCTTCATCCGCGCCGAGACCGTGAGTTACGCGGACTACACGCAGTACGACGGCGAAGGGGGAGCGAAGAAGGCCGGGCGGTTCCGGCTCGAAGGCAAGGAGTACCCGGTGCAGGACGGCGACGTGCTGCACTTCCGCTTCGGCCCGTGA
- a CDS encoding DPP IV N-terminal domain-containing protein, with the protein MLRTVAAFVLLALPSLASAQSLQTVAEKSAYKATSTGADVVQFCEAIAKRGPVARLDSFGTSHEGRKLPLLVVSDPPVATPEDAKKSGKLVVLAFANIHAGEVDGKEALLALARDLTDKKDHPLLKDLVILLAPNLNTDGNEKIDPKNRPGDNGPLEGAGTRTNAQGLDLNRDFVKLESPEIRALVKLINTWEPALVIDCHTTNGSKHRHTLTYDGARYPAADTDIATWTRATLFPAVTKRVKDATGFDLAPYGNFNRERTKWETYPATPRYSIQYFALCGRVGILSESYSYATFKDRIDSTRAFVTACFTVAAEKRTDVAKITQPAKSTRVPLRTKTEAFPGSTDILGFEEIEKDGKRVTTDKPKTYALDYIGRVVPTEFAELPFAYLVPATETVAIETLQRHGIKVEELREDIDLDTESLLITRVDAQEVGSPKRRFVTDVGGEWKKKVRRVPAGTVVVKTAQPLGTLASYLLEPRSEDGLTTWGFFANGVAPGADFAVQRLVKAYPMTLGSVHTLPESRRANQPITEALLMGRGGAFTFGFAGAPLSTGAWVDGEHFLQVKDGKLLKIEARTGKGESFTDAALIKKSLAAIKDVSNETAESLSKGTSFRTSPDRTAFLFDIGPDIGIAYFDGRPGSRLTKSAGPKEHVSFAPNGKSVAFVRGSNLFAVSVEKPEEKQLTTDGGGDIFNAKGDWVYEEEIFNRDGKAYWWAPDGTQIAFLRFDDAPVRKFNLVDLQPVLGRLESYAYPKPGDPNPLVKIGIVGVDGGKPTFVDMGEYKPDGTVIARVGWVAGSKTVFAFVQNRTQTWLDFVTWTAPAAKPKKLFRETTKAWVEDPGEPHFLPDGTFLFPSERSGWKHLYHYSADGTLLAQVTKGEWEVREVLRVDAKEKTVYFTAGLTSPTGTDFCRVQFGGGIELLSEKGRTHRVSLALSGGLFVDRFSDVMTPTRATVCEVGKGAVRTLDTNPVRERDEFKFGKYERVKIELRDGFVLEGAITYPPNFDKAKKYPVWLFTYAGPHSPTLRDEWGGGRVMEQSLATSGVICFRVDPRSASGKGAQSAWACYKQLGVQELKDLEEAVAWLAKNPYIDSTRVGLSGHSYGGFMAAFALTHSKTFSAGIASGPVTDWKLYDTIYTERYMLTPKENPDGYSKSSCVAAAKNLNGKLLIVHGMMDDNVHMQNSVQLADALQKAGKDFEMMLYPQARHGIGGGHYLKLQLEFIRRTLGVSK; encoded by the coding sequence GTGCTTCGTACCGTCGCCGCGTTCGTATTGCTCGCGCTGCCGTCGCTCGCATCGGCTCAGTCGCTCCAAACCGTAGCAGAGAAGAGCGCTTACAAAGCCACGTCCACGGGCGCGGACGTGGTCCAGTTTTGCGAAGCCATCGCGAAACGCGGGCCGGTCGCGCGGCTCGACTCCTTCGGCACGTCGCACGAGGGGCGGAAGCTGCCCCTGTTGGTGGTTTCCGATCCGCCCGTCGCGACACCCGAGGACGCGAAGAAGAGCGGCAAACTCGTGGTGCTGGCCTTTGCCAACATCCACGCCGGCGAAGTGGACGGCAAAGAAGCGCTGCTCGCGCTCGCCCGCGACCTCACCGACAAGAAGGATCACCCGCTCCTCAAAGACCTCGTGATCCTACTCGCGCCCAACCTGAACACGGACGGGAACGAGAAGATCGACCCGAAGAACCGCCCCGGCGACAACGGCCCACTCGAGGGGGCGGGTACCCGCACTAACGCGCAGGGGCTTGACCTCAACCGGGACTTCGTGAAACTGGAATCGCCGGAAATTCGCGCGCTGGTGAAACTCATCAACACCTGGGAACCGGCGCTGGTGATCGACTGCCACACGACCAACGGCAGCAAGCACCGTCACACACTCACCTACGACGGGGCGCGGTACCCGGCAGCCGATACCGACATCGCCACCTGGACCCGCGCCACGCTGTTCCCCGCGGTGACCAAGCGCGTCAAGGACGCGACCGGGTTCGACCTCGCGCCCTACGGCAACTTCAACCGGGAGCGCACCAAGTGGGAGACGTACCCCGCGACCCCGCGCTACAGCATCCAATACTTCGCATTGTGCGGCCGCGTCGGGATCTTGAGCGAGTCGTACAGTTACGCCACGTTCAAGGACCGAATCGATAGCACGCGGGCGTTCGTGACCGCGTGCTTCACGGTCGCGGCCGAGAAGCGCACGGACGTGGCGAAGATCACGCAACCAGCGAAGAGCACGCGCGTCCCGCTGCGGACGAAAACGGAGGCGTTCCCGGGAAGCACGGACATTCTGGGGTTCGAGGAGATCGAGAAGGACGGCAAGCGCGTCACCACGGACAAACCGAAGACTTACGCGCTCGATTACATCGGGCGCGTCGTCCCGACGGAGTTCGCGGAACTGCCGTTCGCATACCTCGTCCCCGCGACCGAAACGGTCGCGATCGAGACGCTCCAGCGGCACGGCATCAAGGTCGAAGAGTTGCGCGAGGACATCGATCTCGATACCGAATCGCTGCTCATTACGCGCGTGGACGCGCAGGAGGTCGGGAGCCCGAAACGGCGCTTCGTGACCGATGTGGGCGGGGAGTGGAAAAAGAAGGTGCGCAGGGTGCCGGCCGGGACGGTCGTGGTAAAGACCGCGCAGCCGCTCGGCACGCTTGCGAGCTACCTGCTCGAACCGCGAAGTGAGGACGGGCTCACCACGTGGGGGTTCTTCGCGAACGGAGTAGCTCCCGGTGCGGACTTCGCCGTTCAGCGCCTCGTGAAGGCGTACCCGATGACGCTCGGTAGCGTACACACCCTTCCTGAATCGCGCCGCGCGAACCAGCCGATCACGGAAGCGCTGCTGATGGGGCGCGGCGGGGCGTTCACCTTCGGGTTCGCGGGCGCGCCACTCTCGACGGGCGCGTGGGTGGACGGTGAGCACTTCCTACAAGTCAAAGACGGGAAGCTTCTGAAGATCGAAGCACGAACCGGGAAGGGCGAGTCGTTTACCGACGCGGCGCTCATCAAGAAGTCGCTCGCGGCCATCAAAGATGTGAGCAACGAAACCGCCGAAAGTCTCTCGAAGGGCACCTCGTTCCGCACCAGTCCCGACCGAACCGCGTTCCTGTTCGACATCGGCCCGGACATCGGCATCGCGTACTTCGACGGGCGCCCGGGTTCGCGACTCACGAAAAGCGCCGGGCCAAAGGAGCACGTCAGCTTCGCACCGAACGGGAAGAGCGTCGCGTTCGTTCGCGGGAGCAACTTGTTCGCGGTGAGCGTGGAGAAGCCGGAGGAGAAGCAACTCACGACCGACGGCGGGGGCGACATCTTCAACGCGAAGGGCGACTGGGTGTACGAAGAGGAAATCTTCAACCGCGACGGGAAGGCGTACTGGTGGGCGCCGGACGGCACGCAGATCGCGTTCCTGCGGTTCGATGACGCTCCCGTGCGCAAGTTCAATCTCGTCGATCTTCAGCCGGTTCTCGGGCGCCTGGAGAGCTACGCTTACCCGAAACCGGGCGACCCGAACCCGCTCGTGAAGATCGGCATCGTGGGCGTTGACGGCGGCAAGCCGACCTTTGTGGACATGGGCGAATACAAACCCGACGGCACCGTGATCGCGCGCGTGGGGTGGGTCGCCGGTTCCAAGACGGTGTTCGCGTTCGTGCAGAACCGCACGCAGACGTGGCTCGACTTCGTGACGTGGACCGCGCCCGCTGCGAAGCCGAAAAAACTGTTCCGCGAGACGACGAAAGCGTGGGTGGAAGACCCCGGCGAGCCGCACTTCTTGCCGGACGGCACGTTCCTCTTCCCCAGCGAGCGCAGCGGGTGGAAGCACCTCTACCACTATTCCGCCGACGGCACGTTGCTCGCGCAGGTGACCAAAGGTGAGTGGGAAGTTCGGGAGGTGCTGCGCGTCGATGCGAAGGAAAAGACGGTGTACTTCACCGCGGGCCTCACCAGCCCGACCGGAACGGACTTCTGCCGCGTTCAGTTCGGTGGGGGCATCGAACTGCTCAGTGAGAAGGGCCGGACGCACCGCGTGTCGCTCGCGCTGAGCGGAGGGCTGTTCGTCGATCGGTTCAGCGACGTGATGACGCCGACGCGCGCGACCGTGTGCGAGGTGGGAAAGGGCGCCGTGCGCACGCTCGACACGAACCCGGTGCGCGAGCGCGACGAGTTCAAGTTCGGGAAGTACGAGCGCGTGAAGATCGAACTCAGGGACGGGTTCGTGCTCGAAGGCGCGATCACGTACCCGCCGAACTTTGATAAGGCCAAGAAGTACCCCGTCTGGTTGTTCACCTATGCCGGACCGCACAGCCCGACTCTGCGCGACGAGTGGGGCGGCGGGCGCGTCATGGAGCAATCGCTCGCGACGAGCGGCGTAATCTGCTTCCGGGTGGACCCGCGGAGCGCGAGCGGGAAGGGCGCGCAGTCCGCGTGGGCGTGCTACAAGCAACTCGGCGTCCAGGAACTCAAAGACCTCGAAGAAGCGGTCGCGTGGCTGGCGAAGAACCCGTACATCGATTCGACGCGCGTGGGGCTCAGCGGGCACAGTTACGGCGGGTTCATGGCCGCGTTCGCGCTCACGCACTCCAAGACCTTTAGCGCGGGCATCGCGTCTGGCCCCGTCACAGACTGGAAGCTCTACGACACGATCTACACCGAGCGCTACATGCTCACGCCGAAGGAGAACCCGGACGGGTACTCGAAGTCGAGCTGTGTGGCCGCCGCGAAGAATCTGAATGGCAAGTTGCTCATCGTTCACGGGATGATGGACGACAACGTCCACATGCAGAACAGCGTGCAACTCGCCGACGCGCTCCAGAAGGCCGGCAAGGATTTTGAAATGATGCTGTACCCGCAGGCCCGCCACGGCATTGGCGGCGGGCACTACCTGAAGCTCCAGCTCGAGTTCATTCGCCGCACGCTGGGCGTGAGCAAGTGA
- a CDS encoding CRTAC1 family protein: protein MFEDVSELIAHNPPGSHYGVAVADLDRGRYSFVVAGFGGPNRVLNWSGGALHDTAPPELADAERRAVGVAAGDLDGDGREELYVLNADTFSGPKQFADRLFRRRPDGGWEDLFERPVNRGVRNLAAGRSVAVIDRRGVGRYGFFVANHGRPMRLYELAPGGALADLAPPLELARTGGGRGVLTLPVFSAHPDIFCANEQGQNFAYRNRGDGTFEEIATQLRLRDCEEHARGVTTFDRGGEFGLAWANWDGPHRLMTRGKNGTWKDEATPGFAFPSSVRTLIAADFDNDGNDELFLNHMGEPNRLFRVEPGCDEEAKVGLTMLDAGAAVDADGFGTGAAICDIDGDGVLELLVARGEKSAQPLAVFKARAAYPNWLRVRPLTRFGAPARGAVVRAEYGGRVRIKGICGGSGYLCQMEPVAHFGLGEASAVDRVTVTWPDGAGVVVLNPGGNRVLTVPYPRG, encoded by the coding sequence ATGTTCGAGGACGTATCCGAGCTAATCGCACACAACCCGCCGGGGTCGCACTACGGTGTCGCTGTAGCGGACCTCGACCGCGGGCGGTACTCGTTCGTGGTGGCCGGGTTCGGTGGTCCGAACCGTGTGCTCAATTGGTCGGGCGGCGCGCTGCACGACACGGCCCCGCCCGAACTGGCCGACGCCGAGCGCCGGGCGGTCGGGGTGGCCGCGGGCGATCTCGATGGCGACGGGCGAGAAGAACTCTACGTCCTGAATGCGGACACGTTTAGCGGGCCGAAGCAGTTCGCGGACCGGCTCTTCCGGCGCCGACCCGATGGGGGATGGGAAGACCTGTTCGAGCGCCCCGTGAACCGGGGGGTGCGGAACCTGGCGGCCGGGCGCAGCGTCGCAGTGATCGACCGGCGCGGGGTGGGGCGGTACGGGTTCTTCGTGGCGAACCACGGGCGCCCCATGCGCCTGTACGAACTCGCGCCGGGCGGCGCGCTCGCGGACCTCGCCCCCCCTCTGGAACTGGCGCGCACGGGCGGCGGGCGCGGGGTACTCACGCTCCCCGTATTTTCCGCCCACCCCGACATCTTCTGCGCCAACGAACAGGGGCAGAACTTCGCGTACCGCAACCGGGGCGACGGCACCTTTGAGGAAATCGCGACCCAACTTCGCCTGCGGGACTGTGAAGAGCACGCCCGCGGCGTCACCACGTTCGATCGGGGCGGCGAGTTCGGTCTGGCGTGGGCCAACTGGGACGGCCCACACCGCCTAATGACGCGCGGCAAGAACGGCACCTGGAAAGACGAAGCAACACCGGGGTTCGCGTTCCCCTCCAGCGTGCGCACGCTGATCGCAGCGGACTTCGATAACGACGGCAACGACGAACTGTTCCTCAACCACATGGGCGAACCGAACCGGCTCTTCCGCGTCGAGCCCGGATGCGACGAAGAAGCGAAAGTCGGCCTGACGATGCTCGACGCGGGTGCAGCCGTGGACGCCGACGGGTTCGGCACCGGGGCCGCGATCTGCGACATTGATGGCGACGGCGTGTTAGAGCTATTGGTCGCACGCGGAGAGAAGTCGGCGCAACCACTGGCCGTATTCAAAGCACGTGCGGCCTACCCGAACTGGTTGCGCGTGCGCCCGCTCACGCGGTTCGGCGCCCCGGCCCGCGGGGCGGTCGTTCGCGCCGAGTACGGCGGGCGCGTGCGGATAAAGGGAATTTGTGGCGGGAGCGGCTACTTGTGCCAGATGGAACCGGTCGCGCACTTCGGTCTGGGCGAAGCGAGCGCGGTCGATCGCGTGACCGTGACCTGGCCCGACGGGGCCGGCGTGGTCGTGCTCAATCCCGGTGGCAACCGCGTACTCACGGTGCCCTACCCGCGCGGGTGA
- a CDS encoding class I SAM-dependent methyltransferase, producing MTDAISSVQTGYDRWAEVYDHDGNPLQGLEAPVMHAAMGDVRGLRALDLGCGTGRHSVWLANCGASVTAVDFSEGMLAEARRKPGAEAVTFIAHDLHTPLPFTTEFDLVVSGLVLEHLRDLGAFFAEARRVLKPGGRAIISAMHPAMFLRGTQARFTDPHSGELVVPGSVPHSVAAFVMAAIRAGFTLSNVQEFASGAEFARRYPRAAKYVDWPILVVLVLTV from the coding sequence ATGACGGACGCGATTTCATCAGTACAGACGGGATACGATCGCTGGGCCGAGGTCTACGATCACGACGGCAACCCGTTGCAAGGTCTCGAAGCACCCGTGATGCACGCGGCAATGGGCGACGTGCGCGGGCTGCGGGCACTCGATCTCGGGTGCGGTACCGGGCGGCACTCGGTGTGGCTCGCGAACTGTGGCGCGAGCGTTACCGCGGTGGACTTCTCCGAAGGCATGTTGGCCGAAGCACGTCGAAAACCGGGCGCGGAGGCTGTTACCTTCATCGCGCACGATCTGCACACGCCGCTTCCATTTACAACCGAATTTGATCTCGTTGTCAGCGGGTTGGTTCTCGAGCACCTGCGAGACCTGGGCGCTTTCTTTGCCGAAGCGCGTCGCGTGCTAAAGCCGGGCGGTCGGGCTATCATCTCGGCGATGCACCCCGCGATGTTCCTTCGCGGCACTCAGGCACGGTTCACCGACCCGCACTCCGGGGAACTCGTGGTGCCCGGAAGCGTTCCGCACTCGGTGGCAGCGTTCGTGATGGCGGCAATTCGCGCCGGATTCACTCTCTCAAATGTGCAAGAGTTCGCCTCCGGCGCGGAGTTCGCGCGTCGCTATCCGCGTGCCGCGAAGTACGTCGATTGGCCGATACTGGTGGTACTTGTCTTGACTGTGTGA
- a CDS encoding formylmethanofuran dehydrogenase subunit C: protein MFKLTLRAPSAIPLELEGITPERVAGLSPLDVANLPVQHGNRSERLGEFFEVTPDRDRLADLHFAGDTRNVKHIGAGMKSGSVFAEGPVGLHAGAQMSGGSLVLDDGAADWLGAEMRGGTIEVRGAAGDQVGAAYRGSRRGMTGGTIFVRGSAGDELGLLMRRGMIVVEGTCGEFAGASMIAGTIVLLGDVGERCGAGMKRGTILTARQLFLPPSFRFSCDYKPSFLPLYLNHLRSMGANFSPVFGVETVRCFRGDLLAGGNGEVLIGG from the coding sequence ATGTTCAAACTCACCCTCCGCGCACCTTCGGCGATCCCGCTCGAACTCGAGGGCATCACCCCGGAACGGGTCGCAGGGCTTTCACCGCTCGATGTGGCAAATCTCCCGGTTCAGCACGGCAACCGTTCGGAACGACTCGGCGAGTTCTTCGAGGTCACCCCGGACCGGGACCGACTGGCGGATCTGCACTTCGCGGGCGATACGCGGAACGTGAAGCACATCGGCGCCGGTATGAAGAGCGGAAGCGTATTCGCAGAAGGCCCGGTCGGGCTGCACGCGGGCGCGCAAATGAGCGGGGGTTCGTTGGTTCTTGATGATGGGGCCGCTGACTGGCTCGGCGCGGAGATGCGAGGAGGCACAATCGAAGTCCGTGGCGCTGCGGGCGATCAAGTGGGGGCTGCGTACCGCGGTTCGCGCCGCGGAATGACTGGCGGAACCATCTTTGTTCGCGGTTCTGCCGGTGACGAACTCGGGTTACTCATGCGCCGCGGGATGATCGTCGTCGAGGGTACGTGCGGCGAGTTCGCGGGTGCATCGATGATTGCCGGTACCATCGTGCTACTCGGGGATGTTGGCGAGCGCTGCGGCGCCGGTATGAAACGCGGCACCATTCTCACCGCACGCCAACTGTTCTTGCCGCCGTCGTTCCGTTTCTCGTGCGATTACAAGCCGTCTTTCCTTCCGCTGTACCTCAACCACCTCCGAAGCATGGGAGCGAACTTCTCGCCCGTGTTCGGTGTCGAAACGGTGCGCTGCTTCCGGGGCGATCTCCTTGCTGGTGGAAACGGTGAGGTGCTTATCGGAGGGTAG
- the eno gene encoding phosphopyruvate hydratase, which translates to MSTIRALKAREILDSRGNPTVEVEVHLTCGTFGRAAVPSGASTGAHEAVELRDGDKKRYLGKGTLSAVRNVIDTIAPAVTGMKVYDQSALDRKMLELDGTPNKAKLGANAILGVSMAAAHAAANALGQPLYRYVGGTSACVLPVPLMNILNGGKHADSTVDFQEFMIVPVGAKSFREGLRMGAEVFHSLKKVLHDKGLNTAVGDEGGFAPNIPSADDALATISTAIEKAGYKVGEQIAFALDAACTELFEEAKHQHKKEGYCFFKSDPKKVISSDEMIDLWAGLCAKYPIISIEDGLSEDDWAGWKKLTTKLGAKVQLVGDDLFVTNTERLKRGIAEGCGNSILVKVNQIGTLTETLDAVETAKRNKFTAIMSHRSGETEDVTIADLAVATNCGQIKTGSASRTDRIAKYNQLLRIEEQLGSAAVYGWELRRS; encoded by the coding sequence ATGAGCACCATTCGCGCTCTCAAGGCCCGCGAGATTCTGGACAGTCGCGGGAACCCGACCGTCGAGGTCGAAGTTCACCTCACGTGCGGCACGTTCGGGCGCGCGGCGGTCCCGAGCGGGGCCAGCACCGGCGCGCACGAAGCGGTCGAACTGCGCGACGGCGACAAGAAGCGCTACCTCGGCAAGGGCACGCTCTCCGCGGTGCGCAACGTGATCGACACCATCGCCCCGGCCGTCACCGGGATGAAGGTTTACGACCAGTCCGCGCTCGACCGCAAGATGCTCGAACTCGACGGCACCCCGAACAAGGCCAAGCTCGGCGCGAACGCCATTCTCGGCGTCTCGATGGCCGCCGCCCACGCCGCCGCGAACGCACTCGGCCAGCCACTGTACCGCTACGTCGGGGGAACGAGCGCGTGCGTGCTGCCCGTGCCGCTGATGAACATCCTCAACGGCGGCAAGCACGCCGACAGCACCGTGGACTTCCAGGAGTTCATGATCGTGCCCGTTGGCGCGAAGAGCTTCCGCGAGGGGCTCCGCATGGGCGCGGAGGTGTTCCACAGCCTGAAGAAAGTGCTCCACGACAAGGGGCTGAACACCGCGGTCGGCGACGAGGGCGGGTTCGCCCCGAACATCCCGTCCGCCGACGACGCGCTCGCGACCATCTCCACCGCGATCGAGAAGGCGGGCTACAAGGTCGGCGAGCAGATCGCGTTCGCGCTGGACGCGGCCTGCACGGAACTCTTCGAGGAAGCGAAGCACCAACACAAGAAGGAAGGGTACTGCTTCTTCAAGAGCGACCCGAAGAAGGTCATTTCGTCCGACGAGATGATCGATCTGTGGGCCGGGTTGTGCGCGAAGTACCCGATCATCTCGATCGAGGACGGCCTCTCGGAAGACGACTGGGCCGGCTGGAAGAAGCTGACCACGAAGCTCGGTGCGAAGGTGCAACTCGTCGGCGACGACCTGTTCGTCACGAACACCGAGCGGCTGAAGCGCGGGATCGCGGAGGGCTGCGGGAACAGCATTCTGGTGAAGGTCAACCAGATCGGCACGCTGACGGAAACGCTCGACGCGGTGGAAACGGCGAAGCGCAACAAGTTCACCGCGATCATGAGCCACCGCAGCGGCGAAACCGAGGACGTGACCATCGCGGACCTCGCGGTCGCGACGAACTGCGGGCAGATCAAGACCGGGTCGGCGAGCCGCACCGACCGCATCGCGAAATACAACCAACTCCTCCGCATCGAGGAACAGCTCGGCTCGGCCGCCGTCTATGGGTGGGAACTGCGCCGGTCGTAA
- a CDS encoding deoxyribonuclease IV, which produces MPLFGAHLSISRGLHNAISAASALGCDTVQIFTKNASQWTAAPLTPEAVTQFRQSAGASRLKHLTAHDSYLINLASPDDGIYAKSVEAFVDEMDRAEALGLEYLVTHPGAHTGSGEEAGLERVIAGYEEVHARCAGFKVRVLIETTAGQGTALGHRFEHLAAILQRATCADRMGVCFDTCHVFAAGYSLVSASDYQATFQQFDELVGLGHLKLFHVNDSAKALGSRVDRHAGIGSGEIGPDAFRRLVTDPRFLDRPMILETPKKNEDGAEMDAVNIGLLRRFATEGVARAG; this is translated from the coding sequence GTGCCGCTTTTTGGCGCTCACCTTTCGATCAGCCGCGGATTGCACAACGCGATTTCGGCGGCGTCCGCGCTCGGGTGCGATACCGTCCAAATCTTCACCAAAAATGCCAGCCAGTGGACCGCGGCGCCGCTCACCCCGGAAGCCGTCACTCAATTCCGCCAGTCGGCCGGCGCGTCGCGCCTCAAGCACCTGACTGCCCACGATTCGTACCTCATTAACCTCGCGTCACCGGACGACGGAATTTACGCGAAGTCGGTCGAAGCGTTTGTGGACGAAATGGACCGCGCGGAGGCGCTCGGACTTGAGTACCTCGTCACGCACCCCGGCGCGCATACCGGTAGCGGCGAAGAAGCAGGCCTGGAGCGCGTGATTGCGGGCTACGAGGAGGTCCATGCTCGCTGTGCCGGTTTTAAGGTGCGCGTGCTGATCGAAACGACGGCGGGGCAGGGGACCGCACTCGGGCACCGGTTCGAGCACCTCGCCGCGATCCTCCAGCGCGCGACGTGTGCCGACCGCATGGGCGTGTGTTTCGACACCTGCCACGTGTTCGCCGCGGGCTACTCGCTCGTGTCGGCTTCAGACTATCAGGCCACGTTCCAACAATTCGACGAACTCGTCGGCCTCGGGCACCTGAAGCTGTTTCACGTCAACGACAGCGCGAAGGCGCTGGGTAGCCGCGTGGACCGGCACGCGGGCATCGGATCAGGTGAGATCGGGCCGGATGCGTTTCGCCGACTCGTTACCGATCCGCGGTTCCTGGACCGCCCCATGATTCTCGAAACACCGAAGAAAAACGAAGACGGCGCCGAGATGGACGCGGTGAATATCGGGCTGCTCCGGCGCTTCGCCACCGAAGGTGTCGCCCGCGCCGGGTGA